The nucleotide window acaattttgacagtagcatatattgtagcatatattgtacacAATTTATGCTGGTAAaaaatggtagcatatatggttgttgaaatgctggtaggtgtttggttgtacttttactGGTAGCATATATACTGTTAAAATTGTTACGGAAATTACGTACAagggtattatacatttaagGTGTgccatattaaaataaatagtaaaataaatttgaaacaaatttataatatttataaaaacattttaataaattaaaataaaataaaaggaataTATGTTTATTAATGTGAaacttaatatttaaaaaatatacatttatttGTATAATCACCTCCTCCAGCCACCACCTCCACACCATCTCCAAACCCATTTATCGAACCCTCCACCTTGTCCAGAACCTGCAAGGGGCTGGGATCAAATGAATAAACCCCGCCACTCAATGCACGGGCCATCTTGACCTCATCCACGTTTTTCCTTCAGTACAAGTATCAATGAGAGTGATTTGGGTGTCAAGGAGGGTAGACTCCGATGAGGGAATTGAACCGTAGCATCTCGGAGAAGGCCATCGACGATCATGGTTGACGATGACTAGTGAACGCTTTGCATCTTCGGATCACTATCATACTCCAACTCCTCTTCCAAGTGCGACCCCATAACCAAAATTCCCAAGAACCAAACTTGTTCGTGAGAAATCAAACACGAAATCCTGAATGAAAGGGTGTTTTTGACTTAACATTGAAAAACAAGGGTATTTCGATAATGTTGACAGAAAATGGTCTCAAAATTGTTTAAAATTGGACAATTTTGGGAAGGCAATAATATGGTTCTAAAATTGCCTAGGAATATGCATCCGAAAACAGTAGTTTGGTAGACCACCACAATATATGGTCTCAAAATTGTAAaggtagcatatattgttgccCAATATTGTGCACCAAACGGGGGCTATAACTAATCATGATTTAGATATTAATTCATTAGCATTAATTACCAGGCTGATCCTTTTCATCAGTCAAAAGGACCCACTAATATTAGAAAACACAATGTTGTGAATGATTAGATTCATCCCTCCTTGATCAACCTGATGTTTCCCTCACACCACCAGTCAAAAGGAAAAGGACCTCACCATTCCTTGAACTCTTTCTGGAATTTAATTACAGTAATTTAATAAGTTTCCAGTTCCTTACTACACCAGTCATAACTCCATTATCACATTatgtgtaagctagagagagagacGTCGTCATCTACGTTGATATTTCATTTTGAACTGTAAATgtggaaaatagaaaataggttttttttttcttcaaaggtTTGTAGTATTATAAATTCCATTACTTGATCTTAAAATTATACCAAATTCCAAGCCAGCACTTGTTTTGTGCGTGAGGATTGTGTGCTCTGTTTGTTGTGCATGTGCGCTTTATGTGTATGCTTGTGCATGGCATCGGTCAGACGGTCACAGTGGCTGCATCACAGAACCATAAAAGACACCACCACATCACAAAAATCAACGAAGGCGGAAAAGCACCAACCGACCTGACCACAGTGGCGACCCAGAATTTGAGCTCACCGGCACGCCAAACAAGTATTTAGGAACACTTGATGGAAGGAGAGGCTTTTAGTGGATGAATAGTAATCCATACATTCAATAAATACTTGTCATGTGTTATTTATGTGAGAGAAtaattcaaattcatttttttaagaCAGGGAAATGGGTAATTTTTGAAGTGTTTGAAACATATTtgtcattggagttgctctcaGAACAAAAGGACAGAAGGGACCAATAAAGATAATCATCAACCATCAAACAAGGGTGTTAAAACTAGAAATTGCAAAATTTTATTTCTATAGATATGTCATCCAACATATTAACAAAATGGTGCATCGGATTGACATATTTACAATGAAATCTAAGGAGCAAGGATTACTCTATCAATGCCACCAGCAAGAAACtaataaacaataaataaaaaaactaagCGATTCCATCCTCTACAACATAAGAAGGCTTATAGCTTGTACCATACATATACTCTGGCAAAGCAACTCCATACAACCATGTTTTCTAACATCGACATGTTCTTCAGCCGAAGGCATGTCCTCTTGCAAAGTATCTGAAAATAAACTCCCAAAGTTAGCCACTTCACGCAGTCAAGGTCACTCGGGTAAACCAACAACAAGAAGCATGGATAAACGGTGAGTTTTGGAGAgtgaacagagaaaaaaaaaatgaaattcgaAAGGAAACAAAACCTTCACCTGATTTTGAAGTTATACTCGCTCCCATCAAGATGGATGTTGGAGTTATCAATTCCAACTCATAGATCAAGAATTCTATGCAGCTTCCCAGCAAGAAACAGCATAGACAATCCTGCCCTTCCATCCCTCCAGCAGCCAATGACTGTCTTCATCAATTACAAAATCTTTGTGATACACTTCCAACTTTTTCCTAAGTTTCTTCATCAGCTCCTGATCCAACGGCATTGGCTTGAACCCAGCCCTTGAATTCCGGACATGCCATTGCTTGTATGTTTCAGGTCTCTCCACCCTCTCCAAGCCCTCACGTGCTATAACGTTCATAGCCTCCCGCCCATAAAACTCTCTCTCCAACAGAAACCGCTGTTGATCATCACGGGGTAAGCATGCATCAAACATATCAAACAGGGCAGAGAAGTTGAACACGGCCTCACGGAATCGTGTGACAAAGAATGGAGCATTGTAGGATCCATTGACAATTCCATGGACAAATATACACGGGTTCATCTTCCTGATCAAATTCAAAACAGCATCCCTAGGGCAATTTACTTCCACAGTCTCATCAAATAGGTTCTTAAACCTAAACAGACAGTTGACAGCAAGCACCTCATTGCTCTTAATATTAAGGTCCTCAATTCGGATAGTTTCCCAGTTCTTCAAAGCTATGGGATTGTACTCAAATGGGACTTTAAACCGTTCACAGTACTTTGCCAAGCGACGTCCTGTCTCCTCAATCCTTTCAGCTGGCCGGAAACCAGCTTGAGGGAGCTCTATCCCGGTAATCCGTAGCTTGGGAGGCCCATCAGGTCTCATTGAAAGTAATTGTATAAGCATCGGCCACTGGAATCCATATAGGATCCCAAAATCTACAATATGAAGTGTTGTTGCATCCTTGGCCACCTTCAAAATCATTTTGTTCGCAAAAGCAATTGAAAGCTTCTTGAACGGAACTGCTGAAAGATAAGTTTTGTAAGCTTTCAACATATCAGCAGCGGTAAACTTCTTATTGAAAACTAGGGAAGCATAAAAATTGTGAACTCCAGTGTCGCTTCCCAGCATACGTGCCTCAAGGCCATTGGCAAAGTAATGGGCCAACCTTTGAGTTCCATCACCAGAAGGAGAAGAATTCTCCCTAATCTGCTTCAGAAGCTCATTAGCAGTCCTGCAGTCATTTACGGAAACAGCCTGAGCACATAGAATCAGGAGAGTCCTCAAATCTGCTGTTTCCTTCTTCTTGCTGTTTTTTCTACCACGACCACGAGTAGATTTTCCGCCACTAGATCCATTCAATTCCTTGTTTGTCTGCGATATCCTGTTTGTCTCGTTCTGCACAGGTGATTCTTCACAACATTCTTGCTGACTGCTTCCTATAGGAACAAGCAAAACCTTATCAAACAAGTCAGACAATTCAGTCTCTTCCACATAGACTGCCGACTGCTTGTTGCTCCTCCACTcatctaaatctaaatctaaatcctCGTGGCCATGGTTCTTTCTAGTTCTCCATCGATCAGGAGAGCCCCCCCTCTCAATTCTCTCTTCTTTAACTACCTCCCCTGGAACCACCTCCTTGTGCAGTGTAGACAAATTGTTGCGCTCCAAATCAATAACCAGTTGGTTAGGAATTGGAAGAAACTTCCTGGCTTCCTCCAGCCCTTTGTTAAACTGCCGGATAGATTCTGTATCACCAAATATACTTCCTACCAACTCAGACGTCGAGAGTCCATTGTCATTGGTCAGGTCATTCGGAATGTTGACAGAGATTTGTGAAGTGGGCTGTGAACCAGACTGTAAATAGTAGTCACCAGGAAGAGAGGCTTCTAAAGAAGACTGTTTATACTCTCCAATTTCACCAACCAACTGAGAACTAAACAAATTGGATGGGCTAGTGATAGAACTATTACTGAGACTTCCAAAAGAACTACTATCTGGACTCTCAGCATGAATTTGGGGTTGATGGGGTGAAGCGGGATATTGTTCACCAATCATTTCATACAATGATTTCTCTGTGGCTTGTAGAGCCAATGGGTCATAGAACATGCAGGGCTTCTTCTCCATGTTTTCTTCCATAAGCATCTGGCTTATATACCTGAGAACCGGATCTGAGGAGTCGCTATCATCGCTAGGCGATGAAGACTCTCCCTCTGGGCTCCAGCCAGTTGACAGATCAAGGAAGATTTCATCGGCGCTTGCAGGGGGAGGAGAAGATTCTCCCTCTTGATTGGCGGAAAAGTACATAGATGGATCATGAGGGTCCAGGTCGGTTGGAGATGGGAAAGGGATTTCATCAAAAAAGCTGAAATCTGGCGAAGGAGCAGTGAATTTAAACCCATTTTCAAGATTCAAGTATTGATCTGAATTGGCCAAGCTGGGTTGGTCTTCTGCTTTGAAAGGGTCTA belongs to Tripterygium wilfordii isolate XIE 37 chromosome 2, ASM1340144v1, whole genome shotgun sequence and includes:
- the LOC120012758 gene encoding scarecrow-like protein 34 → MDQSYTGFTDSIDPFKAEDQPSLANSDQYLNLENGFKFTAPSPDFSFFDEIPFPSPTDLDPHDPSMYFSANQEGESSPPPASADEIFLDLSTGWSPEGESSSPSDDSDSSDPVLRYISQMLMEENMEKKPCMFYDPLALQATEKSLYEMIGEQYPASPHQPQIHAESPDSSSFGSLSNSSITSPSNLFSSQLVGEIGEYKQSSLEASLPGDYYLQSGSQPTSQISVNIPNDLTNDNGLSTSELVGSIFGDTESIRQFNKGLEEARKFLPIPNQLVIDLERNNLSTLHKEVVPGEVVKEERIERGGSPDRWRTRKNHGHEDLDLDLDEWRSNKQSAVYVEETELSDLFDKVLLVPIGSSQQECCEESPVQNETNRISQTNKELNGSSGGKSTRGRGRKNSKKKETADLRTLLILCAQAVSVNDCRTANELLKQIRENSSPSGDGTQRLAHYFANGLEARMLGSDTGVHNFYASLVFNKKFTAADMLKAYKTYLSAVPFKKLSIAFANKMILKVAKDATTLHIVDFGILYGFQWPMLIQLLSMRPDGPPKLRITGIELPQAGFRPAERIEETGRRLAKYCERFKVPFEYNPIALKNWETIRIEDLNIKSNEVLAVNCLFRFKNLFDETVEVNCPRDAVLNLIRKMNPCIFVHGIVNGSYNAPFFVTRFREAVFNFSALFDMFDACLPRDDQQRFLLEREFYGREAMNVIAREGLERVERPETYKQWHVRNSRAGFKPMPLDQELMKKLRKKLEVYHKDFVIDEDSHWLLEGWKGRIVYAVSCWEAA